The region GCCCAGCATCTGCATGTTCTGACAGAGAATTTCGGTGGACCAGCGCTTGATGCCTTCCTTATCTTCCCAGCTGCGGGTCTGGATTTTACCTTCGATATATACCTGCTTTCCCTTGTTGAGATACTGGGCGCAGATTTCCGCCAGTTTGCCGAAAGTGATAATCCGGTGCCATTCGGTTCTTTCCGTTTTCTGCCCGTCTTTGGTCCAGGTTTCGCTGGTGGCGAGATTAAAAGTGGTGAACGGGTTGCCGCTGCTGCCGTATTTCATTTCCGGGTCAGCGCCGAGACGGCCCACCAGGATGACTTTGTTTACTCCTCCTCCGGCCATGATTTTTCCTCCTCTTTTGGATCGGTTGAATGTCCTTGCTGTGTTCGGTTAATTATGGCATTAAATTAGCATACCATTGACTGAAATCAAAGGAAATTATAAAAAACTGTTTTTGACATTATCAGCTTGCTATCTTAAATCATCGTATGCTATGCGATGAAAAAATTTTGTCAGGGAGGAAACAATGAAAGAAGTTAAGACTGTTGGAGTTGTGGGATTCGGAGTAATGGGGGCCTTGATTGGCTTGAACGCGGCCATGTCCGGCTACCGGGTGGTATTCAAGGAGCTTAATGATGATCTGGTCAAGTCCATGTATGAAAAAGGGATCATCAAGC is a window of Pseudomonadota bacterium DNA encoding:
- a CDS encoding single-stranded DNA-binding protein, which encodes MAGGGVNKVILVGRLGADPEMKYGSSGNPFTTFNLATSETWTKDGQKTERTEWHRIITFGKLAEICAQYLNKGKQVYIEGKIQTRSWEDKEGIKRWSTEILCQNMQMLGGAGDAAAGGGNTSERSSSYGGGGSAGSMNQQQGPPVNEDDIPF